The genome window AGGACCTGAGCCAAAACGTGACCATCACCAATTGCTTTGCCGACTGCAAGGACAACCGTGACGGCGCTGTCACCGGGATCCTCATCCAATACACCGATACCTTCAACCTGCAGAACTGCCACGTGGCCAACTGCTATCAGGGCATCCAGTTCTGGGGCGGCGACAGCGACTACAGCCGGGGCGGCAAGCCCGAAAACTACGGCGCCCTCTCCAACGGCAGGATCATCGGCTGCCGGGCCCGGAACGTGGCCGGCGGCGGCATATGGGGCAGCTTTGGCGAGAACGTGGTCATCAGGGACTGCCAGGTGTCCGACTGCGGCGACGTGGGCATCGATTTTGAGGGCTCCCGCAACTGCCGGGCCGAAAACTGCAAGGTGTACGACTGCGTCAACGGCAACTACGCCACCTTCCAGTACTGCACCGGCAGGATAGAGTTCAAAAATTGCCTGTCCGTGCTCACCGGCAAGGCCGGGACCCCGGGGGATCACCACTATATGAACAGCAACGCCACCCAGATGGCGGGCGCCCAGGAGATCGTCTTCGAGGGCTGCACCTTCGAGAGCAAGACCATGGGCAAGGTGAATGCCTTCAGCGCCATGAAGCGCTTCGTGTTCCGCAACAATACCTGCCGGAACACCTGCCTCACCACGGTGGGCAACAACATCTACAACGTGGAGGTGGAGAACAACCGCTTTGAGTGGACCTCCTCCGAAAAGCCCGGGGTCATACTGCTGGCAGAGACCAGAGGCCCCCAGGAGACCTCCCTGAAGGTCACGGGCAACAAGGTCAACGGCAAAGACGCCGATACGGGGATACAGGTCTCCTGCGATTCCCCGGGGGCCCGGGCAAAGGCCTTCATCGAGAACAATACGGTGGCAGGCTGCGAGACCCCCATCAGGGTCCGGTCCGTCGCCGGCATTGACGTGACCGGCGACTACAAGGGGAAACCCGAGAAGTACTGAGCCGGGAGAAACAGTGAAGAAAGAGTGACGAGCGGCGGGCTTGTGCCCGCCGCTCTCTTGTCATATCCCCGGCCCAGTCAATGTCCGGTTTGTACCCCGTTGTTACTTGGCGCATCACGACATCCAGGCCCAAACGGCAATGGGATACAGCAGAAGCGGTATCTTGGGTTAATGACAGCTGTATAGGCCTTACAAATACTCAAACAATAAAATAATCTCAACAAGGTTGACATACTTAACGGAATGTGGTACAATTAAATTAACCGCAAAAGGTTTCGGAGGATGGTATGATAAACAGCATAGGAGTCTTTTTGAGAAAACTGCGAATAGACCGAAGGGAACTGCTTCGTGATATGGCAAATAAACTGAATGTCTCGTCTGCATTTCTTTCGGCAGTCGAAAACGGCAAAAAGAAGTTTCCGGATTCATGGGTTGAGAAACTGAGAATAATATACTCTCTGGACGATATGCAGCTGTCGGAATTGCGAAATGCTATTCTGGAATCAGGTGATATTGTTGAATTGAGCATTCGGAACAAGACCAGGGATTGCGTAAACTTGGCAGTTACCCTTGCCCGAAGGTTTGATTCTCTTGACGATGAAACCTCAAAAAAGATTGTAGAGCTTCTTGATAGAAGAAAGGAGGATTAGATATTGCAGGAATATACTGTCGAGGCTAAATCGAGAACAGACTTGCGTTTACTTGCGAAGCGTCTTCGTTGTGCGCTCTCAATAGAAGACAAACTGTGGGTCCCAATCGTGGAACTGCTGGATGTACTGTCAGAACTATTTGATAATTTCAGTTATGAAATAGTTCCCGACAACGCTCTTCCTCCTGAAACACATGCAGAGACAGACATATTGACCGGTCATATAACTATCAAAGAAAGTGTTTATGAACGGGCTTGCAAAGGGGCGGGTCAGGACAGGATGACTGTTGCTCATGAAATCGGTCATTTCTTTACTATATGCTGCTGCGGTTTTAAGATGCAGCGCATTTTCACTAATCGGAAGGTTAAGGCATATAATGATCCTGAGTGGCAGGCAAAGTGCTTTGCCGGAGAGTTTTTGATCGACCATGACTTAACCAGAGATCTGTCTCCTTTCGAGATAGTTGACGAATGCGGCGTAACACTGAATGCGGCTTGGTATCAATCAAGAATCAGAGGAAAAAGGGGGTGGTAAAATGATTGTAGATAGCTAAAAAAGCATTGAACTGATTTACATATCATTCAGTTCAATGCTTGACTCCGAATATCTCTATCCGTAGTCCGGTAAGCCATGAATAGAGATATCTCGAGAGACCTCAGGCAGAATGTTCTTATTCTGTACGATGAGTCCGCAGTAATATTACAACTCTATATTTTTCGTCAGAGTTGTATATGGAGATTATCTGTTTATGAAAAAGTCAATATTAGACGATGGCTTTCAAGCCTATTTGACCGAAGGCGCATTTTTAGTAGGCGATCCCGGTATACCGATGCTCATGGATCTTGGCAATGCCCGGATTCCCAAAGACTGGTATCTTTTGGCAAAGCAAAGACTTCCGGTAATAAGAGGGCATACATTCATTTTTATAT of Abditibacteriota bacterium contains these proteins:
- a CDS encoding helix-turn-helix transcriptional regulator; the protein is MINSIGVFLRKLRIDRRELLRDMANKLNVSSAFLSAVENGKKKFPDSWVEKLRIIYSLDDMQLSELRNAILESGDIVELSIRNKTRDCVNLAVTLARRFDSLDDETSKKIVELLDRRKED
- a CDS encoding peptidase → MELLDVLSELFDNFSYEIVPDNALPPETHAETDILTGHITIKESVYERACKGAGQDRMTVAHEIGHFFTICCCGFKMQRIFTNRKVKAYNDPEWQAKCFAGEFLIDHDLTRDLSPFEIVDECGVTLNAAWYQSRIRGKRGW